The following coding sequences lie in one Rutidosis leptorrhynchoides isolate AG116_Rl617_1_P2 chromosome 4, CSIRO_AGI_Rlap_v1, whole genome shotgun sequence genomic window:
- the LOC139839657 gene encoding transcription initiation factor IIE subunit beta-like isoform X1, translating to MGSLQESLNRFKKQQEKCQSTLKSIAGSQKSHKSTTTANPAPRVAPPSNFTKTTVPAVKFSNDTERLQHINNIRKSPVGAQIKRVIDLLFESRQSFTAEQINEACYVDVKGNKAVFESLAKNPKVNYEGKCFSYKSKHNVRDQKELLRLIRTFAEGIAVADLKDAYPTVMDDLQALKAARQIWLLSNFDSQEDIAYPNDPRVPIKVDDELKQLFRAIELPRDMLDIERDLQKNGMKPATNTARRRVMAQNGNVSSKPKLKKKKKTEISKRTKLTNAHLPELFKNLTG from the exons ATGGGATCATTGCAAGAGAGTTTGAATAGGTTCAAGAAGCAACAAGAGAAATGTCAGTCTACTCTTAAGAGCATTGCAGGTTCGCAAAAAAGCCATAAATCGACAACAACAGCAAACCCTGCACCTAGAGTTGCACCTCCTAGCAACTTCACTAAAACGACTGTTCCTGCGGTGAAGTTTTCGAACGACACAGAGAGGttgcaacatattaataatataaggaAGAGCCCTGTTGGAGCTCAGATCAAACGAGTAATTGATCTACTGTTTGAG TCAAGGCAATCCTTTACAGCTGAGCAAATAAATGAAGCTTGTTATGTTGATGTCAAAGGCAACAAGGCTGTGTTTGAGAGTTTGGCGAAGAACCCAAAAGTGAATTATGAGGGAAAATGCTTCTCTTACAAG TCCAAGCATAATGTGAGAGACCAGAAAGAACTTTTACGTTTAATAAGAACATTTGCCGAGGGTATTGCTGTTGCTGATCTTAAAGATGCCTACCCAACTGTCATGGATGATTTACAG GCTCTGAAAGCTGCTAGACAAATCTGGCTTCTGTCAAATTTCGACTCGCAGGAAGACATAGCATACCCAAATGATCCTAGAGTCCCTATCAAGGTTGATGATGAATTGAAACAACTATTTAGGGCAATTGAATTGCCACGAGACATGTTGGATATTGAGCGGGACCTACAAAAGAACGGTATGAAGCCTGCTACGAACACTGCTAGGAGGAGAGTAATGGCTCAGAACGGTAATGTATCGAGTAAACCAAAactgaagaaaaagaagaagactgAGATCAGTAAAAGGACAAAACTCACCAATGCTCATCTTCCTGAACTGTTCAAAAATTTAACTGGCTAG
- the LOC139839657 gene encoding uncharacterized protein isoform X2, producing the protein MGSLQESLNRFKKQQEKCQSTLKSIAGSQKSHKSTTTANPAPRVAPPSNFTKTTVPAVKFSNDTERLQHINNIRKSPVGAQIKRVIDLLFESRQSFTAEQINEACYVDVKGNKAVFESLAKNPKVNYEGKCFSYKSKHNVRDQKELLRLIRTFAEGIAVADLKDAYPTVMDDLQEDIAYPNDPRVPIKVDDELKQLFRAIELPRDMLDIERDLQKNGMKPATNTARRRVMAQNGNVSSKPKLKKKKKTEISKRTKLTNAHLPELFKNLTG; encoded by the exons ATGGGATCATTGCAAGAGAGTTTGAATAGGTTCAAGAAGCAACAAGAGAAATGTCAGTCTACTCTTAAGAGCATTGCAGGTTCGCAAAAAAGCCATAAATCGACAACAACAGCAAACCCTGCACCTAGAGTTGCACCTCCTAGCAACTTCACTAAAACGACTGTTCCTGCGGTGAAGTTTTCGAACGACACAGAGAGGttgcaacatattaataatataaggaAGAGCCCTGTTGGAGCTCAGATCAAACGAGTAATTGATCTACTGTTTGAG TCAAGGCAATCCTTTACAGCTGAGCAAATAAATGAAGCTTGTTATGTTGATGTCAAAGGCAACAAGGCTGTGTTTGAGAGTTTGGCGAAGAACCCAAAAGTGAATTATGAGGGAAAATGCTTCTCTTACAAG TCCAAGCATAATGTGAGAGACCAGAAAGAACTTTTACGTTTAATAAGAACATTTGCCGAGGGTATTGCTGTTGCTGATCTTAAAGATGCCTACCCAACTGTCATGGATGATTTACAG GAAGACATAGCATACCCAAATGATCCTAGAGTCCCTATCAAGGTTGATGATGAATTGAAACAACTATTTAGGGCAATTGAATTGCCACGAGACATGTTGGATATTGAGCGGGACCTACAAAAGAACGGTATGAAGCCTGCTACGAACACTGCTAGGAGGAGAGTAATGGCTCAGAACGGTAATGTATCGAGTAAACCAAAactgaagaaaaagaagaagactgAGATCAGTAAAAGGACAAAACTCACCAATGCTCATCTTCCTGAACTGTTCAAAAATTTAACTGGCTAG
- the LOC139840678 gene encoding uncharacterized protein, giving the protein MALSTISPSYSPADSTGGGGDNTSIYQLLLDRCRSLEASYANLQEQFHMLEQEQTSSSSLSLCNHHGRLAQDEMMTSGSGGMSSFNGWISVPDVLPVGFSYKRALDQLGHAVYVSKAITREIIYWNRSAEKLFGYEDYEALGQTVSDLLIYDEFHISSEKILERVRSGQSWAGQFPFRKRSGITFMALVNKSPLYEDGELVGIVTVASDATIFNKIKSENQKSYDEDPSNTQAKTRGLNFKKIQWHPPQQLSTFVSNLTSKDILRKGGGINRHTGDTSVDMDGNVNELENVNLERPPKAPPAKHGFGFNNLWKKATGADTEEDELSEPSNYVCFPSEGGNMGGYGGFDKGSKNQLCAGRNGLVHAAKVLSKLNFHPKTINAHHDGPTDVQESHEAVNVQNFRQNSATAAASGHGVSVVEYETDISHRAYSSVDEKGNLNANGHAFANNIENGFSYEAHIEEINESFEVVKPVDELAISGFQYSRRELELENDLNSAADCDIRWEDLIFKEEIGHGSFARVYRGIWNGSDVAVKVYLGNQYSEKVLQDYNKEIDIMKRLRHPNVLLYMGSVCSQDKLAMVTELLPRGSLFNVLHNNSHSLDIKRRLRMAADVARGMNYLHHRNPPIVHRDLKSSNLLVDKNWSVKVGDFGLSKLKHATFLTARSGRGTPQWMAPEVLRNEPSNEKSDVFSFGIILWELVTQCVPWNNMNPLQVVGVVGFMDRRLDLPEDLDPSLSCIIQDCWQSNPSERPSFENIMMRLPGIMQKLPG; this is encoded by the exons ATGGCTTTATCAACCATCAGTCCCAGCTATTCTCCGGCGGATTCCACCGGCGGCGGCGGTGATAACACATCAATCTACCAACTTTTACTCGACCGGTGCCGGAGTTTAGAAGCCAGTTATGCCAACTTACAAGAACAGTTTCACATGCTTGAACAAgaacaaacatcatcatcatcattatcattatgtaATCATCATGGGAGATTAGCTCAAGATGAAATGATGACGTCAGGATCCGGTGGTATGTCGTCATTCAACGGTTGGATTAGTGTCCCTGATGTGTTGCCTGTTGGGTTTTCGTATAAAAGAGCTTTAGATCAGTTGGGTCATGCGGTTTATGTCAGTAAAGCTATCACTCGTGAAATTATTTATTG GAACCGTTCTGCTGAGAAACTGTTTGGTTACGAGGATTATGAGGCACTGGGCCAAACAGTTTCAGACTTGCTTATTTACGATGAGTTTCATATATCTTCTGAGAAGATTCTAGAAAGGGTGAGGTCTGGTCAAAGTTGGGCAGGTCAATTTCCGTTTAGGAAGAGATCGGGCATAACGTTTATGGCTTTAGTGAACAAAAGCCCGTTGTATGAAGATGGTGAACTTGTTGGTATTGTTACAGTTGCAAGTGACGCgactatttttaataaaataaaatcagAAAACCAGAAATCGTATGATGAAGATCCTTCTAATACTCAAGCGAAAACACGGGGATTAAACTTCAAAAAGATTCAATGGCACCCGCCGCAACAATTATCAACTTTTGTTTCCAATCTG ACCTCGAAAGATATTTTGCGAAAGGGTGGAGGAATTAATCGTCATACGGGAGATACATCTGTGGACATGGACGGGAACGTTAACGAACTTGAAAACGTAAATTTGGAGAGGCCCCCGAAAGCTCCC CCTGCTAAGCATGGATTTGGTTTTAACAACCTTTGGAAGAAAGCCACTGGTGCCGACACAGAAGAAGATGAACTTTCTGAACCTTCAAACTATGTATGTTTTCCTTCTGAAGGTGGCAATATGGGCGGTTATGGTGGGTTCGATAAAGGGTCAAAAAATCAACTTTGTGCTGGTCGAAATGGGTTGGTTCAT GCTGCGAAAGTCCTGTCGAAGTTGAATTTCCACCCGAAAACTATAAACGCACACCACGATGGTCCCACCGATGTTCAAGAAAGTCACGAGGCAGTAAACGTACAAAATTTTCGCCAAAACTCGGCAACTGCAGCAGCTTCGGGCCATGGTGTTTCGGTTGTAGAGTATGAAACCGACATATCACATAGAGCGTATTCTTCTGTCGACGAAAAAGGAAATCTAAACGCAAATGGACATGCATTCGCCAAtaacattgaaaatggtttttcatatgaAGCGCACATTGAAGAGATAAACGAGAGCTTTGAAGTAGTAAAACCAGTTGATGAGCTGGCGATTTCAGGTTTTCAATATTCGAGACGAGAGTTGGAGCTCGAGAATGATCTAAACTCTGCAGCTGATTGCGACATTCGATGGGAAGATCTAATTTTCAAGGAAGAAATCGGTCATG GGTCATTTGCTAGGGTATACCGAGGAATTTGGAATGGATCG GATGTCGCGGTTAAAGTTTACTTAGGTAATCAATACAGTGAGAAGGTTTTGCAGGACTACAATAAAGAG ATTGATATAATGAAACGACTGCGTCATCCAAATGTATTGCTTTATATGGGCTCAGTATGTTCACAAGACAAACTTGCCATGGTTACGGAGCTACTACCCAG GGGGAGTCTTTTCAATGTTCTTCACAACAACAGTCACTCGTTAGATATTAAACGACGTCTACGGATGGCTGCTGATGTC GCAAGAGGTATGAACTATCTGCATCACCGAAATCCTCCAATAGTACACAGAGATCTCAAGTCTTCAAACCTTCTTGTCGATAAGAACTGGTCCGTGAAG GTTGGAGATTTTGGTCTTTCGAAATTGAAACATGCAACGTTTTTAACTGCAAGATCCGGTAGAGGGACA CCTCAATGGATGGCGCCTGAAGTTCTGCGTAATGAACCTTCAAATGAGAA GTCAGATGTGTTTAGTTTTGGTATAATACTATGGGAGTTAGTTACACAGTGTGTCCCTTGGAACAATATGAATCCGTTACAG GTTGTTGGAGTAGTGGGGTTTATGGACCGTCGGTTGGACTTACCAGAAGACTTAGACCCGTCTCTATCATGTATAATCCAAGATTGTTGGCAAAG TAATCCATCTGAGCGTCCTTCGTTTGAGAACATAATGATGAGACTACCAGGCATAATGCAAAAGCTTCCAGGTtaa